The Caballeronia sp. SL2Y3 genome includes a window with the following:
- a CDS encoding methylated-DNA--[protein]-cysteine S-methyltransferase, translated as MLSEGGFITVDSTAPPARRFDAVIDAPFGKVGIRADDHAVREIVYLPAHVESIEAHAPLVQKAACQIRRYFETPSMRFDLPLALGGTAFQQRVWRGISGIGAGQVWTYGQLAREIGSVPRAVGQACGSNPLPIVIPCHRVVAAGGIGGFAHHPGDGFFRDVKRWLLAHEGVSIG; from the coding sequence ATGCTGTCTGAAGGCGGCTTTATCACGGTGGACTCGACGGCACCGCCGGCGCGCCGGTTCGATGCCGTCATCGACGCGCCGTTCGGCAAAGTCGGCATACGCGCGGACGATCACGCCGTGCGCGAGATCGTCTATCTGCCGGCGCATGTCGAGAGCATCGAGGCGCACGCGCCGCTCGTGCAGAAAGCCGCCTGTCAGATTCGCCGCTACTTCGAGACGCCGTCGATGCGCTTCGATCTGCCGCTCGCTCTCGGCGGCACCGCGTTTCAACAGCGTGTGTGGCGCGGCATCAGCGGGATCGGGGCGGGGCAAGTGTGGACTTACGGACAACTCGCGCGTGAGATCGGCAGCGTGCCGCGCGCGGTCGGGCAGGCGTGCGGCTCCAATCCGCTGCCGATCGTGATACCGTGCCACCGGGTCGTCGCGGCGGGCGGAATCGGCGGATTCGCGCATCATCCGGGCGATGGCTTCTTCCGTGACGTGAAGCGCTGGCTGCTGGCGCATGAAGGTGTATCCATCGGATGA
- the queG gene encoding tRNA epoxyqueuosine(34) reductase QueG yields MNRLPDHSTEVTEITTATSAAAVESRALHPLENDEAALAELAQRIRAWGRELGFGAVGISDIDLTDAEEGLANWLEAGYHGEMDYMAKHGMKRARPAELVAGTRRVITARMAYLPAATLAQTGDESVATADGQKNDWRAVEWKRLGDPSQAVVSIYARGRDYHKVMRHRLQQLAERIESEIGQFGHRAFTDSAPVLEVALAQKAGNGWRGKHTLLLDRDAGSLFFLGEIYVDVPLPVDPEPEHDGAHCGQCTRCVGACPTGAIVAPYRVDARRCISYLTIELHGSIPEDMRPLIGNRVYGCDDCQLACPWNKFAQAAPVADFDVRHGLDRATLVELFSWTADEFDTRMQGSAIRRIGYERWLRNIAVGMGNALRSPLQGEERAAIIEALRARADDCSGIVREHVGWALKQGETHEEHAV; encoded by the coding sequence ATGAACCGTTTGCCGGACCACTCCACTGAAGTCACTGAAATCACGACAGCGACGAGCGCCGCCGCCGTCGAGTCGCGCGCCTTGCATCCGTTAGAGAACGACGAGGCCGCGCTGGCGGAGCTCGCGCAGCGCATCAGGGCGTGGGGGCGCGAGCTGGGATTCGGTGCGGTCGGTATCAGCGATATCGACCTGACGGATGCCGAGGAAGGCCTCGCCAATTGGCTCGAAGCAGGCTATCACGGCGAAATGGATTATATGGCCAAACATGGGATGAAACGCGCAAGGCCGGCCGAGCTTGTGGCCGGCACGCGACGGGTCATCACTGCGCGCATGGCCTACCTTCCCGCTGCGACGCTCGCGCAAACGGGCGATGAAAGTGTCGCGACAGCCGATGGTCAGAAGAACGACTGGCGCGCGGTCGAATGGAAGCGGCTCGGCGATCCCTCGCAGGCCGTGGTGTCCATCTATGCGCGTGGCCGCGACTATCACAAGGTCATGCGTCACCGCTTGCAGCAACTCGCCGAGCGTATAGAGAGCGAGATCGGGCAGTTCGGGCATCGCGCGTTCACGGACTCCGCGCCGGTGCTCGAAGTGGCGCTCGCGCAGAAGGCGGGCAACGGCTGGCGCGGCAAGCACACGCTGCTGCTCGACCGCGATGCCGGATCGCTCTTCTTTCTGGGCGAGATTTACGTCGACGTGCCGTTGCCTGTCGACCCCGAACCCGAGCACGACGGCGCGCATTGCGGCCAGTGCACGCGCTGCGTCGGCGCGTGTCCGACGGGCGCGATCGTCGCGCCGTATCGCGTGGATGCGCGGCGCTGCATCTCGTATCTGACCATCGAATTGCATGGCAGCATTCCCGAGGACATGCGCCCGCTGATCGGCAATCGCGTCTACGGTTGCGACGACTGCCAGCTTGCGTGTCCGTGGAACAAGTTCGCGCAGGCCGCGCCGGTCGCCGATTTCGACGTGCGTCATGGGCTGGATCGCGCGACGCTCGTGGAACTGTTCTCGTGGACCGCCGACGAGTTCGACACGCGCATGCAAGGCAGCGCGATTCGCCGCATCGGCTACGAGCGGTGGCTGCGCAATATCGCCGTCGGCATGGGCAATGCGTTGCGCTCGCCGTTGCAGGGCGAGGAACGCGCGGCGATCATCGAAGCATTGCGAGCGCGCGCGGACGATTGTTCCGGGATCGTGCGCGAGCATGTCGGCTGGGCGCTGAAGCAAGGAGAGACGCATGAAGAGCATGCTGTCTGA